The following nucleotide sequence is from bacterium.
CTCGGTGGCTAGCTCGAACTACAAGATGATCGGCGAGGGCATCGCGGCCGAACTTTCAGCCATTGAGGGCGCGGGTCAGGTGCACACCTACCAGAGATGGGCGGCCGATCTGGGGAAGTATCTTCACCTTTTCCGCTGGGAGGCGCCGGACGGCAAGGATCAGATTCGCGGCTGGATGGTGACGCGCGAGAAGGTCCGCGAGGAGCCGGGCTCGTTCGCCGGAAGCGGCGGCGGCTTTCTCCCCGCGGGGGTCAATAGAAGGACGCACACCTTCCTGCTCTTCGGCCTCATGTCCGCCGAGGACGCCGCCGGGAGCGAACTCATTTTCCAGGATCTGATCGAGGCGCTCTGCGATCGCTTCCGCGACCCGGGGGCGCTCCGCCTCCGGGGGCGGGTGCCCACCCTCGAGCGCCTCGCCCCGCCCGCCGTGGACGCCATCGAACTCCGGGCCTTCGGCGGGGTGCTCTGCCACATCGCGGAGATCCGCATTCAGGCCATCGAGCGGATCGTGCGCGGCTAGAAAAGGAGAGCCCGATGCAAGGACCCCAGAAGGAAGCCACCACCCTCCGCCCGGCCGTGATCCAAGCGCCGCGGCCGGAGGAAACACTGCGGCCGGAGAGTGTCTACCGGTCCAAGCCGGATGTGCCGGCGGATGTGTCCACGAAGAAGCAACCTGTTGAACCTTCCACCAAGAGAGAGGACGAGTGATGGGCGATACCCTGTTGATGGACCGCCAGACGATCGGCGCGGCCGAGGAAAAAGAACTGACGGCGGACAGCGCCGCCGCGAGCACACTGACCGACGCCGCGCTGACCGAGGCGGATGATTTCTGGAACGGGTCCGTCCTGCGGACCATCCGGGGGGCGGGCACCGGCCAGCAGCGCACCGTCACCGACTTCGACGCGGCGAGCGACACCCTGACCGTGGACAGCGCCTGGGCGGCGAACCCCGCCGCGGGGACGGTCTACCTGCTCGATCGGCCCGCCGGGGCGGCCGAGCTCTTCCGCGCGGGGAGCTTCAAGCACGATCTGAGCGTCGAGCCGCTCGAGCGCGCGGTGAAGGACGCGAGCCTCTCGCCCTTTCCCTTCGTGATGGGAAAGCGCTCGGCGAAGCTCAGCTTCACGACCGAGCTGCGCGGCTCGGGCGCGGCGGGGGTGGCCCCCGACTACGGGCTGCTCTTCCGCGCCTGCGGGATGGCGGAGACCGTCGCGGCATCCACCTCTGTGACCTACGCCCCGACCTCGGATAAGGCGAACTTCGCCCGCGCGGCGATCACCGCGTTCGTGGACGGCCTGCGCGTCCTCTACATGGGCTGCATGGGCACCTTCACCGTCAATCTTCCCCTCGACGGGGTGCCGACGGTGGACTGGGAGTTCCAGGCGGCGGACTTCATCGTGTCAGATGCGGCGCTCCTCGCGGGGACGGCCTACGACGCCCAGCTTCCGGCGCCGGTGCTCGTCGCGGGCTTCACCCTCGGCGGCTTCCACTTCGATGCGGCGAACATGACGTTCGAGATGAACAACGAGGTGGCCCTGCG
It contains:
- a CDS encoding phage tail tube protein, producing the protein MGDTLLMDRQTIGAAEEKELTADSAAASTLTDAALTEADDFWNGSVLRTIRGAGTGQQRTVTDFDAASDTLTVDSAWAANPAAGTVYLLDRPAGAAELFRAGSFKHDLSVEPLERAVKDASLSPFPFVMGKRSAKLSFTTELRGSGAAGVAPDYGLLFRACGMAETVAASTSVTYAPTSDKANFARAAITAFVDGLRVLYMGCMGTFTVNLPLDGVPTVDWEFQAADFIVSDAALLAGTAYDAQLPAPVLVAGFTLGGFHFDAANMTFEMNNEVALRQSANTAGGPINAPLTRRAPSGSFDPEAVLKATADLFGDWESGAQLALSVQAGQSAGNICTITAPKCQLGGVGMGDRDGLLTFDVPFTLARGTGDDEIQIQFT